Proteins encoded in a region of the Athene noctua chromosome 4, bAthNoc1.hap1.1, whole genome shotgun sequence genome:
- the SDAD1 gene encoding protein SDA1 homolog isoform X3 produces MSGRQGNKLPSNLPQLQNLIKRDPTSYTEEFLQQYHHYQSHVEIFTFQPDKPSKELAELVMFLAQVAHCYPEHMASFPQQLKELLSYHHTVLDADLRMTFCKALILLRNKNLINPTSLLELFFQLLRCHDKLLRKTLYTHIVSDIKNVNAKHKNNKVNTTLQNFMYTMLRDSNPTAAKISLDVMIELYRRNIWNDAKTVNVITTACFSKVTKVLVASLKFFLGRDEDEKQDSDSESEDDVPTARDLMVRYATNKKTTKRKKKLEKAMKVLKKQKKKNKPEVFNFSAIHLIHDPQDFAEKLLKQLENCKERFEVKMMLMDLISRLVGIHELFLFNFYPFVQRFLQPHQREVTKILLFAAQASHQLVPPEIIQSVLMTIANNFVTDKNSGEVMTVGINAIKEITARCPLAMTEDLLQDLVQYKTHKNKNVMMSARTLIHLFRSLNPEMLQKKFRGKPTEASLEARIHEYGELDAKDYIPGAEVLDVESQKEKEGTQEEADGWESASLSGEDDNEDGEWIDVHHSSDEEQQEIAEKVKSMPIEERKAKAAAVSTSRLLTQEEFHKIRLAQLSKELNSAPGKSAKRKNIEIDDEEEESRGELLSLRDIEHLHKKPKSDKETRLATAMAGKTDRKEFVKKKTRINPFASSSNKEKKKHKNFMMMRYSHSVRTKNKRSFREKQLALRDALLKKRKRLLK; encoded by the exons ATGTCGGGCCGCCAAGGAAACAAGCTGCCCAGTAACCTGCCCCAGCTGCAGAACCTCATCAAGCGGGATCCAACCTCCTACACCGAAGAG TTCCTCCAGCAGTACCACCACTACCAGTCCCATGTGGAGATTTTCACCTTCCAACCGGACAAGCCCAGTAAGGAACTGGCTGAACTGGTGATGTTCCTGGCACAG GTTGCCCACTGCTACCCAGAACACATGGCCAGCTTTCCTCAGCAGCTGAAGGAGCTGCTCTCCTACCACCACACGGTCCTGGATGCTGACCTGCGCATG ACGTTCTGCAAGGCTTTGATCTTGTTGAGAAACAAGAATCTAATAAATCCAACAAGTTTGCTGGAGCTCTTCTTTCAACTGCTGCGGTGTCATGATAAGCTCTTACGAAAA ACTTTGTATACTCACATCGTGTCGGACATCAAGAATGTCAATGCTAAACACAAAAACAATAAAGTGAACACA ACCCTGCAGAACTTCATGTACACTATGTTGAGAGACAGCAATCCCACTGCTGCCAAGATATCACTGGATGTGATGATTGAACTTTACAGGAGGAATATTTG GAATGATGCCAAAACAGTAAATGTCATCACAACTGCCTGCTTTTCAAAAGTGACAAAG GTACTAGTTGCTAGTTTGAAGTTCTTTCTTGGAAGAGATGAAGATGAGAAACAAGACAGTGACTCAGAATCTGAG GACGATGTTCCCACAGCCCGAGATCTGATGGTGCGTTATGCAACCAACAAGAAAACCACCAAGCGcaagaagaaactggaaaaagCGATGAAGGTTCTCAAG aaacagaagaagaagaaCAAGCCAGAGGTGTTCAATTTTTCTGCTATTCACTTGATTCATGATCCCCAAG ACTTTGCAGAAAAACTGCTGAAGCAGCTGGAAAACTGTAAGGAACGATTTGAAGTGAAGATGATGCTCATGGACCTAATATCTAGGCTAGTTGGAATACACGAG ctttttctttttaatttctaccCCTTTGTTCAGAGATTCCTACAGCCCCATCAGAGAG AAGTGACAAAGATTCTTCTGTTTGCTGCACAGGCTTCACACCAGCTAGTACCACCTGAG attaTCCAGTCAGTGTTAATGACCATTGCCAACAACTTTGTCACTGACAAGAATTCTGGGGAGGTCATGACTGTAGG AATCAATGCAATAAAAGAAATCACTGCAAGATGTCCGTTAGCGATGACTGAAGATCTGCTTCAAGACCTAGTTCAGTACAAGactcataaaaataaaa atgtGATGATGTCTGCAAGAACTCTGATACACCTTTTCCGCTCTCTGAATCCAGAGATGCTGCAGAAGAAATTCAGG GGTAAGCCTACTGAGGCCTCATTGGAAGCCAGGATTCATGAATATGGAGAACTGGATGCCAAAGATTATATTCCAGGAGCAGAAGTACTGGATGTTGAGagtcaaaaggaaaaggaaggaaccCAAGAGGAag CAGATGGATGGGAAAGCGCTAGTCTGAGTGGGGAAGATGATAATGAAGATGGAGAATGGATTGATGTGCATCACTCCTCAGATGAGGAGCAACAAGAAATA gcagaaaaggtgaaaagtaTGCCCATAGAGGAACGAAAAGCCAAAGCTGCAGCAGTCAGTACAAGCAGGCTGCTAACTCAAGAAGAATTCCACAAAATACGTCTTGCCCAGCTTTCCAAAGAACTTAATTCTGCACCTGGCAAatctgcaaagaggaaaaatattgaaatagatgatgaagaggaggagagcAG GGGAGAGTTGCTTTCACTCAGAGATATTGAACATCTGCATAAGAAGCCTAAATCAGACAAGGAGACCAGACTGGCAACTGCAATG GCtggaaaaacagacagaaaagaatttgtgaaaaagaaaacaagaattaacCCATTTGCCAGCTCTTccaacaaagaaaagaaaaagcacaagaacTTCATGATGATGAGATATAGCCATAGTGTCCGGACGAAAAATAAGCGGTCTTTCAGGGAGAAACAG CTGGCTCTTCGAGATGCacttctgaaaaagagaaaacgACTGCTGAAATAA
- the SDAD1 gene encoding protein SDA1 homolog isoform X1 codes for MSGRQGNKLPSNLPQLQNLIKRDPTSYTEEFLQQYHHYQSHVEIFTFQPDKPSKELAELVMFLAQVAHCYPEHMASFPQQLKELLSYHHTVLDADLRMTFCKALILLRNKNLINPTSLLELFFQLLRCHDKLLRKTLYTHIVSDIKNVNAKHKNNKVNTTLQNFMYTMLRDSNPTAAKISLDVMIELYRRNIWNDAKTVNVITTACFSKVTKVLVASLKFFLGRDEDEKQDSDSESEDDVPTARDLMVRYATNKKTTKRKKKLEKAMKVLKKQKKKNKPEVFNFSAIHLIHDPQDFAEKLLKQLENCKERFEVKMMLMDLISRLVGIHELFLFNFYPFVQRFLQPHQREVTKILLFAAQASHQLVPPEIIQSVLMTIANNFVTDKNSGEVMTVGINAIKEITARCPLAMTEDLLQDLVQYKTHKNKNVMMSARTLIHLFRSLNPEMLQKKFRGKPTEASLEARIHEYGELDAKDYIPGAEVLDVESQKEKEGTQEEALMLFSTDGWESASLSGEDDNEDGEWIDVHHSSDEEQQEIAEKVKSMPIEERKAKAAAVSTSRLLTQEEFHKIRLAQLSKELNSAPGKSAKRKNIEIDDEEEESRGELLSLRDIEHLHKKPKSDKETRLATAMAGKTDRKEFVKKKTRINPFASSSNKEKKKHKNFMMMRYSHSVRTKNKRSFREKQLALRDALLKKRKRLLK; via the exons ATGTCGGGCCGCCAAGGAAACAAGCTGCCCAGTAACCTGCCCCAGCTGCAGAACCTCATCAAGCGGGATCCAACCTCCTACACCGAAGAG TTCCTCCAGCAGTACCACCACTACCAGTCCCATGTGGAGATTTTCACCTTCCAACCGGACAAGCCCAGTAAGGAACTGGCTGAACTGGTGATGTTCCTGGCACAG GTTGCCCACTGCTACCCAGAACACATGGCCAGCTTTCCTCAGCAGCTGAAGGAGCTGCTCTCCTACCACCACACGGTCCTGGATGCTGACCTGCGCATG ACGTTCTGCAAGGCTTTGATCTTGTTGAGAAACAAGAATCTAATAAATCCAACAAGTTTGCTGGAGCTCTTCTTTCAACTGCTGCGGTGTCATGATAAGCTCTTACGAAAA ACTTTGTATACTCACATCGTGTCGGACATCAAGAATGTCAATGCTAAACACAAAAACAATAAAGTGAACACA ACCCTGCAGAACTTCATGTACACTATGTTGAGAGACAGCAATCCCACTGCTGCCAAGATATCACTGGATGTGATGATTGAACTTTACAGGAGGAATATTTG GAATGATGCCAAAACAGTAAATGTCATCACAACTGCCTGCTTTTCAAAAGTGACAAAG GTACTAGTTGCTAGTTTGAAGTTCTTTCTTGGAAGAGATGAAGATGAGAAACAAGACAGTGACTCAGAATCTGAG GACGATGTTCCCACAGCCCGAGATCTGATGGTGCGTTATGCAACCAACAAGAAAACCACCAAGCGcaagaagaaactggaaaaagCGATGAAGGTTCTCAAG aaacagaagaagaagaaCAAGCCAGAGGTGTTCAATTTTTCTGCTATTCACTTGATTCATGATCCCCAAG ACTTTGCAGAAAAACTGCTGAAGCAGCTGGAAAACTGTAAGGAACGATTTGAAGTGAAGATGATGCTCATGGACCTAATATCTAGGCTAGTTGGAATACACGAG ctttttctttttaatttctaccCCTTTGTTCAGAGATTCCTACAGCCCCATCAGAGAG AAGTGACAAAGATTCTTCTGTTTGCTGCACAGGCTTCACACCAGCTAGTACCACCTGAG attaTCCAGTCAGTGTTAATGACCATTGCCAACAACTTTGTCACTGACAAGAATTCTGGGGAGGTCATGACTGTAGG AATCAATGCAATAAAAGAAATCACTGCAAGATGTCCGTTAGCGATGACTGAAGATCTGCTTCAAGACCTAGTTCAGTACAAGactcataaaaataaaa atgtGATGATGTCTGCAAGAACTCTGATACACCTTTTCCGCTCTCTGAATCCAGAGATGCTGCAGAAGAAATTCAGG GGTAAGCCTACTGAGGCCTCATTGGAAGCCAGGATTCATGAATATGGAGAACTGGATGCCAAAGATTATATTCCAGGAGCAGAAGTACTGGATGTTGAGagtcaaaaggaaaaggaaggaaccCAAGAGGAag CACTGATGTTATTCTCAA CAGATGGATGGGAAAGCGCTAGTCTGAGTGGGGAAGATGATAATGAAGATGGAGAATGGATTGATGTGCATCACTCCTCAGATGAGGAGCAACAAGAAATA gcagaaaaggtgaaaagtaTGCCCATAGAGGAACGAAAAGCCAAAGCTGCAGCAGTCAGTACAAGCAGGCTGCTAACTCAAGAAGAATTCCACAAAATACGTCTTGCCCAGCTTTCCAAAGAACTTAATTCTGCACCTGGCAAatctgcaaagaggaaaaatattgaaatagatgatgaagaggaggagagcAG GGGAGAGTTGCTTTCACTCAGAGATATTGAACATCTGCATAAGAAGCCTAAATCAGACAAGGAGACCAGACTGGCAACTGCAATG GCtggaaaaacagacagaaaagaatttgtgaaaaagaaaacaagaattaacCCATTTGCCAGCTCTTccaacaaagaaaagaaaaagcacaagaacTTCATGATGATGAGATATAGCCATAGTGTCCGGACGAAAAATAAGCGGTCTTTCAGGGAGAAACAG CTGGCTCTTCGAGATGCacttctgaaaaagagaaaacgACTGCTGAAATAA
- the SDAD1 gene encoding protein SDA1 homolog isoform X4 — translation MSGRQGNKLPSNLPQLQNLIKRDPTSYTEEFLQQYHHYQSHVEIFTFQPDKPSKELAELVMFLAQVAHCYPEHMASFPQQLKELLSYHHTVLDADLRMTFCKALILLRNKNLINPTSLLELFFQLLRCHDKLLRKTLYTHIVSDIKNVNAKHKNNKVNTTLQNFMYTMLRDSNPTAAKISLDVMIELYRRNIWNDAKTVNVITTACFSKVTKVLVASLKFFLGRDEDEKQDSDSESEDDVPTARDLMVRYATNKKTTKRKKKLEKAMKVLKKQKKKNKPEVFNFSAIHLIHDPQDFAEKLLKQLENCKERFEVKMMLMDLISRLVGIHELFLFNFYPFVQRFLQPHQREVTKILLFAAQASHQLVPPEIIQSVLMTIANNFVTDKNSGEVMTVGINAIKEITARCPLAMTEDLLQDLVQYKTHKNKNVMMSARTLIHLFRSLNPEMLQKKFRGKPTEASLEARIHEYGELDAKDYIPGAEVLDVESQKEKEGTQEEDGWESASLSGEDDNEDGEWIDVHHSSDEEQQEIAEKVKSMPIEERKAKAAAVSTSRLLTQEEFHKIRLAQLSKELNSAPGKSAKRKNIEIDDEEEESRGELLSLRDIEHLHKKPKSDKETRLATAMAGKTDRKEFVKKKTRINPFASSSNKEKKKHKNFMMMRYSHSVRTKNKRSFREKQLALRDALLKKRKRLLK, via the exons ATGTCGGGCCGCCAAGGAAACAAGCTGCCCAGTAACCTGCCCCAGCTGCAGAACCTCATCAAGCGGGATCCAACCTCCTACACCGAAGAG TTCCTCCAGCAGTACCACCACTACCAGTCCCATGTGGAGATTTTCACCTTCCAACCGGACAAGCCCAGTAAGGAACTGGCTGAACTGGTGATGTTCCTGGCACAG GTTGCCCACTGCTACCCAGAACACATGGCCAGCTTTCCTCAGCAGCTGAAGGAGCTGCTCTCCTACCACCACACGGTCCTGGATGCTGACCTGCGCATG ACGTTCTGCAAGGCTTTGATCTTGTTGAGAAACAAGAATCTAATAAATCCAACAAGTTTGCTGGAGCTCTTCTTTCAACTGCTGCGGTGTCATGATAAGCTCTTACGAAAA ACTTTGTATACTCACATCGTGTCGGACATCAAGAATGTCAATGCTAAACACAAAAACAATAAAGTGAACACA ACCCTGCAGAACTTCATGTACACTATGTTGAGAGACAGCAATCCCACTGCTGCCAAGATATCACTGGATGTGATGATTGAACTTTACAGGAGGAATATTTG GAATGATGCCAAAACAGTAAATGTCATCACAACTGCCTGCTTTTCAAAAGTGACAAAG GTACTAGTTGCTAGTTTGAAGTTCTTTCTTGGAAGAGATGAAGATGAGAAACAAGACAGTGACTCAGAATCTGAG GACGATGTTCCCACAGCCCGAGATCTGATGGTGCGTTATGCAACCAACAAGAAAACCACCAAGCGcaagaagaaactggaaaaagCGATGAAGGTTCTCAAG aaacagaagaagaagaaCAAGCCAGAGGTGTTCAATTTTTCTGCTATTCACTTGATTCATGATCCCCAAG ACTTTGCAGAAAAACTGCTGAAGCAGCTGGAAAACTGTAAGGAACGATTTGAAGTGAAGATGATGCTCATGGACCTAATATCTAGGCTAGTTGGAATACACGAG ctttttctttttaatttctaccCCTTTGTTCAGAGATTCCTACAGCCCCATCAGAGAG AAGTGACAAAGATTCTTCTGTTTGCTGCACAGGCTTCACACCAGCTAGTACCACCTGAG attaTCCAGTCAGTGTTAATGACCATTGCCAACAACTTTGTCACTGACAAGAATTCTGGGGAGGTCATGACTGTAGG AATCAATGCAATAAAAGAAATCACTGCAAGATGTCCGTTAGCGATGACTGAAGATCTGCTTCAAGACCTAGTTCAGTACAAGactcataaaaataaaa atgtGATGATGTCTGCAAGAACTCTGATACACCTTTTCCGCTCTCTGAATCCAGAGATGCTGCAGAAGAAATTCAGG GGTAAGCCTACTGAGGCCTCATTGGAAGCCAGGATTCATGAATATGGAGAACTGGATGCCAAAGATTATATTCCAGGAGCAGAAGTACTGGATGTTGAGagtcaaaaggaaaaggaaggaaccCAAGAGGAag ATGGATGGGAAAGCGCTAGTCTGAGTGGGGAAGATGATAATGAAGATGGAGAATGGATTGATGTGCATCACTCCTCAGATGAGGAGCAACAAGAAATA gcagaaaaggtgaaaagtaTGCCCATAGAGGAACGAAAAGCCAAAGCTGCAGCAGTCAGTACAAGCAGGCTGCTAACTCAAGAAGAATTCCACAAAATACGTCTTGCCCAGCTTTCCAAAGAACTTAATTCTGCACCTGGCAAatctgcaaagaggaaaaatattgaaatagatgatgaagaggaggagagcAG GGGAGAGTTGCTTTCACTCAGAGATATTGAACATCTGCATAAGAAGCCTAAATCAGACAAGGAGACCAGACTGGCAACTGCAATG GCtggaaaaacagacagaaaagaatttgtgaaaaagaaaacaagaattaacCCATTTGCCAGCTCTTccaacaaagaaaagaaaaagcacaagaacTTCATGATGATGAGATATAGCCATAGTGTCCGGACGAAAAATAAGCGGTCTTTCAGGGAGAAACAG CTGGCTCTTCGAGATGCacttctgaaaaagagaaaacgACTGCTGAAATAA
- the SDAD1 gene encoding protein SDA1 homolog isoform X6 gives MSGRQGNKLPSNLPQLQNLIKRDPTSYTEEFLQQYHHYQSHVEIFTFQPDKPSKELAELVMFLAQVAHCYPEHMASFPQQLKELLSYHHTVLDADLRMTLYTHIVSDIKNVNAKHKNNKVNTTLQNFMYTMLRDSNPTAAKISLDVMIELYRRNIWNDAKTVNVITTACFSKVTKVLVASLKFFLGRDEDEKQDSDSESEDDVPTARDLMVRYATNKKTTKRKKKLEKAMKVLKKQKKKNKPEVFNFSAIHLIHDPQDFAEKLLKQLENCKERFEVKMMLMDLISRLVGIHELFLFNFYPFVQRFLQPHQREVTKILLFAAQASHQLVPPEIIQSVLMTIANNFVTDKNSGEVMTVGINAIKEITARCPLAMTEDLLQDLVQYKTHKNKNVMMSARTLIHLFRSLNPEMLQKKFRGKPTEASLEARIHEYGELDAKDYIPGAEVLDVESQKEKEGTQEEDGWESASLSGEDDNEDGEWIDVHHSSDEEQQEIVKKVKSMPIEERKAKAAAVSTSRLLTQEEFHKIRLAQLSKELNSAPGKSAKRKNIEIDDEEEESRGELLSLRDIEHLHKKPKSDKETRLATAMAGKTDRKEFVKKKTRINPFASSSNKEKKKHKNFMMMRYSHSVRTKNKRSFREKQLALRDALLKKRKRLLK, from the exons ATGTCGGGCCGCCAAGGAAACAAGCTGCCCAGTAACCTGCCCCAGCTGCAGAACCTCATCAAGCGGGATCCAACCTCCTACACCGAAGAG TTCCTCCAGCAGTACCACCACTACCAGTCCCATGTGGAGATTTTCACCTTCCAACCGGACAAGCCCAGTAAGGAACTGGCTGAACTGGTGATGTTCCTGGCACAG GTTGCCCACTGCTACCCAGAACACATGGCCAGCTTTCCTCAGCAGCTGAAGGAGCTGCTCTCCTACCACCACACGGTCCTGGATGCTGACCTGCGCATG ACTTTGTATACTCACATCGTGTCGGACATCAAGAATGTCAATGCTAAACACAAAAACAATAAAGTGAACACA ACCCTGCAGAACTTCATGTACACTATGTTGAGAGACAGCAATCCCACTGCTGCCAAGATATCACTGGATGTGATGATTGAACTTTACAGGAGGAATATTTG GAATGATGCCAAAACAGTAAATGTCATCACAACTGCCTGCTTTTCAAAAGTGACAAAG GTACTAGTTGCTAGTTTGAAGTTCTTTCTTGGAAGAGATGAAGATGAGAAACAAGACAGTGACTCAGAATCTGAG GACGATGTTCCCACAGCCCGAGATCTGATGGTGCGTTATGCAACCAACAAGAAAACCACCAAGCGcaagaagaaactggaaaaagCGATGAAGGTTCTCAAG aaacagaagaagaagaaCAAGCCAGAGGTGTTCAATTTTTCTGCTATTCACTTGATTCATGATCCCCAAG ACTTTGCAGAAAAACTGCTGAAGCAGCTGGAAAACTGTAAGGAACGATTTGAAGTGAAGATGATGCTCATGGACCTAATATCTAGGCTAGTTGGAATACACGAG ctttttctttttaatttctaccCCTTTGTTCAGAGATTCCTACAGCCCCATCAGAGAG AAGTGACAAAGATTCTTCTGTTTGCTGCACAGGCTTCACACCAGCTAGTACCACCTGAG attaTCCAGTCAGTGTTAATGACCATTGCCAACAACTTTGTCACTGACAAGAATTCTGGGGAGGTCATGACTGTAGG AATCAATGCAATAAAAGAAATCACTGCAAGATGTCCGTTAGCGATGACTGAAGATCTGCTTCAAGACCTAGTTCAGTACAAGactcataaaaataaaa atgtGATGATGTCTGCAAGAACTCTGATACACCTTTTCCGCTCTCTGAATCCAGAGATGCTGCAGAAGAAATTCAGG GGTAAGCCTACTGAGGCCTCATTGGAAGCCAGGATTCATGAATATGGAGAACTGGATGCCAAAGATTATATTCCAGGAGCAGAAGTACTGGATGTTGAGagtcaaaaggaaaaggaaggaaccCAAGAGGAag ATGGATGGGAAAGCGCTAGTCTGAGTGGGGAAGATGATAATGAAGATGGAGAATGGATTGATGTGCATCACTCCTCAGATGAGGAGCAACAAGAAATAGTGA aaaaggtgaaaagtaTGCCCATAGAGGAACGAAAAGCCAAAGCTGCAGCAGTCAGTACAAGCAGGCTGCTAACTCAAGAAGAATTCCACAAAATACGTCTTGCCCAGCTTTCCAAAGAACTTAATTCTGCACCTGGCAAatctgcaaagaggaaaaatattgaaatagatgatgaagaggaggagagcAG GGGAGAGTTGCTTTCACTCAGAGATATTGAACATCTGCATAAGAAGCCTAAATCAGACAAGGAGACCAGACTGGCAACTGCAATG GCtggaaaaacagacagaaaagaatttgtgaaaaagaaaacaagaattaacCCATTTGCCAGCTCTTccaacaaagaaaagaaaaagcacaagaacTTCATGATGATGAGATATAGCCATAGTGTCCGGACGAAAAATAAGCGGTCTTTCAGGGAGAAACAG CTGGCTCTTCGAGATGCacttctgaaaaagagaaaacgACTGCTGAAATAA
- the SDAD1 gene encoding protein SDA1 homolog isoform X5, whose protein sequence is MSGRQGNKLPSNLPQLQNLIKRDPTSYTEEFLQQYHHYQSHVEIFTFQPDKPSKELAELVMFLAQVAHCYPEHMASFPQQLKELLSYHHTVLDADLRMTFCKALILLRNKNLINPTSLLELFFQLLRCHDKLLRKTLYTHIVSDIKNVNAKHKNNKVNTTLQNFMYTMLRDSNPTAAKISLDVMIELYRRNIWNDAKTVNVITTACFSKVTKVLVASLKFFLGRDEDEKQDSDSESEDDVPTARDLMVRYATNKKTTKRKKKLEKAMKVLKKQKKKNKPEVFNFSAIHLIHDPQDFAEKLLKQLENCKERFEVKMMLMDLISRLVGIHELFLFNFYPFVQRFLQPHQREVTKILLFAAQASHQLVPPEIIQSVLMTIANNFVTDKNSGEVMTVGINAIKEITARCPLAMTEDLLQDLVQYKTHKNKNVMMSARTLIHLFRSLNPEMLQKKFRGKPTEASLEARIHEYGELDAKDYIPGAEVLDVESQKEKEGTQEEDGWESASLSGEDDNEDGEWIDVHHSSDEEQQEIVKKVKSMPIEERKAKAAAVSTSRLLTQEEFHKIRLAQLSKELNSAPGKSAKRKNIEIDDEEEESRGELLSLRDIEHLHKKPKSDKETRLATAMAGKTDRKEFVKKKTRINPFASSSNKEKKKHKNFMMMRYSHSVRTKNKRSFREKQLALRDALLKKRKRLLK, encoded by the exons ATGTCGGGCCGCCAAGGAAACAAGCTGCCCAGTAACCTGCCCCAGCTGCAGAACCTCATCAAGCGGGATCCAACCTCCTACACCGAAGAG TTCCTCCAGCAGTACCACCACTACCAGTCCCATGTGGAGATTTTCACCTTCCAACCGGACAAGCCCAGTAAGGAACTGGCTGAACTGGTGATGTTCCTGGCACAG GTTGCCCACTGCTACCCAGAACACATGGCCAGCTTTCCTCAGCAGCTGAAGGAGCTGCTCTCCTACCACCACACGGTCCTGGATGCTGACCTGCGCATG ACGTTCTGCAAGGCTTTGATCTTGTTGAGAAACAAGAATCTAATAAATCCAACAAGTTTGCTGGAGCTCTTCTTTCAACTGCTGCGGTGTCATGATAAGCTCTTACGAAAA ACTTTGTATACTCACATCGTGTCGGACATCAAGAATGTCAATGCTAAACACAAAAACAATAAAGTGAACACA ACCCTGCAGAACTTCATGTACACTATGTTGAGAGACAGCAATCCCACTGCTGCCAAGATATCACTGGATGTGATGATTGAACTTTACAGGAGGAATATTTG GAATGATGCCAAAACAGTAAATGTCATCACAACTGCCTGCTTTTCAAAAGTGACAAAG GTACTAGTTGCTAGTTTGAAGTTCTTTCTTGGAAGAGATGAAGATGAGAAACAAGACAGTGACTCAGAATCTGAG GACGATGTTCCCACAGCCCGAGATCTGATGGTGCGTTATGCAACCAACAAGAAAACCACCAAGCGcaagaagaaactggaaaaagCGATGAAGGTTCTCAAG aaacagaagaagaagaaCAAGCCAGAGGTGTTCAATTTTTCTGCTATTCACTTGATTCATGATCCCCAAG ACTTTGCAGAAAAACTGCTGAAGCAGCTGGAAAACTGTAAGGAACGATTTGAAGTGAAGATGATGCTCATGGACCTAATATCTAGGCTAGTTGGAATACACGAG ctttttctttttaatttctaccCCTTTGTTCAGAGATTCCTACAGCCCCATCAGAGAG AAGTGACAAAGATTCTTCTGTTTGCTGCACAGGCTTCACACCAGCTAGTACCACCTGAG attaTCCAGTCAGTGTTAATGACCATTGCCAACAACTTTGTCACTGACAAGAATTCTGGGGAGGTCATGACTGTAGG AATCAATGCAATAAAAGAAATCACTGCAAGATGTCCGTTAGCGATGACTGAAGATCTGCTTCAAGACCTAGTTCAGTACAAGactcataaaaataaaa atgtGATGATGTCTGCAAGAACTCTGATACACCTTTTCCGCTCTCTGAATCCAGAGATGCTGCAGAAGAAATTCAGG GGTAAGCCTACTGAGGCCTCATTGGAAGCCAGGATTCATGAATATGGAGAACTGGATGCCAAAGATTATATTCCAGGAGCAGAAGTACTGGATGTTGAGagtcaaaaggaaaaggaaggaaccCAAGAGGAag ATGGATGGGAAAGCGCTAGTCTGAGTGGGGAAGATGATAATGAAGATGGAGAATGGATTGATGTGCATCACTCCTCAGATGAGGAGCAACAAGAAATAGTGA aaaaggtgaaaagtaTGCCCATAGAGGAACGAAAAGCCAAAGCTGCAGCAGTCAGTACAAGCAGGCTGCTAACTCAAGAAGAATTCCACAAAATACGTCTTGCCCAGCTTTCCAAAGAACTTAATTCTGCACCTGGCAAatctgcaaagaggaaaaatattgaaatagatgatgaagaggaggagagcAG GGGAGAGTTGCTTTCACTCAGAGATATTGAACATCTGCATAAGAAGCCTAAATCAGACAAGGAGACCAGACTGGCAACTGCAATG GCtggaaaaacagacagaaaagaatttgtgaaaaagaaaacaagaattaacCCATTTGCCAGCTCTTccaacaaagaaaagaaaaagcacaagaacTTCATGATGATGAGATATAGCCATAGTGTCCGGACGAAAAATAAGCGGTCTTTCAGGGAGAAACAG CTGGCTCTTCGAGATGCacttctgaaaaagagaaaacgACTGCTGAAATAA